One region of Desertifilum tharense IPPAS B-1220 genomic DNA includes:
- a CDS encoding ATP-binding sensor histidine kinase, translated as MPLSASTFPSLPPEIPGYTIVEQLYRGSRTAVYRAVQTVQQRPTIVKVLQREYPSFGELVQFRNQYTIAKNLPIPGIVQPLSLEPFGSGYALVMDDWGGISLGKYIQQQPLDFAEVLAIAIQLADILHALHHHRVIHKDIKPANILIHPESKQVKLIDFSIASLLPKETQEIQNPNTLEGTLAYLAPEQTGRMNRGIDYRSDFYSLGVTLYQLLTGTLPYSSDDPLELVHCHIAKVALPIHQIEPDIPEMVGKIVAKLMAKNAEDRYQSALGLKHDLTECLTQWETTGAIAPFILAQRDLSDRFLIPEKLYGREREVHTLLESFERVARGTSELMLVAGFSGIGKTAVVNEVHKPIVKQRGYFIKGKFDQFNRNIPLFAFVQVFRDLIGQLLCESDRQLAQWKAQILAAVGESGQVLMEAIPELEQIIGLQPPAPELSGNEAQNRFNLLFQKFIEVFTTADHPLVMFLDDLQWADSASLEFLKLLIDDRGYLLILGAYRDNEVSPVHPLILTVEEIKKAQVIVNTIALSPLQLEDINCLVADTLNCSAQLAQPLTQLIERKTQGNPFFITQFLKALHGEGYIAFNGDRRYWECDMAQISPLALTDDVVEFMAVQLQKLPPETLEILKLAACVGNQFDLITLAIVAEQSPIDTATALWTALQEGFILPTNQVYKFFHGNLCDRAESEEVVNPSYRFLHDRIQQAAYLLIPEDSRSSIHYQMGRLLLTHFPATAQEERLFEIVGHLNAGSSLILKVTERLDLAQLNLMAGRKAISSTAYQSALGYLSQGFHLLPPNAWEDCYELTLGLHHSYLEGAYLNGKFEELEAYGQVVLERATSIFDCIKVYEVRISALRSQGRFLEAVEMGLQVLRQLGVEFPTQPTADNITAAYAESRRVWQGRDPMSLLDLPAMQDPQILAAMQILTKLISSAYCGLPPLLPLLIFKQIELSVQYGNSPISVFSYADYGLILCGIFNEIAIGHEFGKLALALLDKLQVSSLKSRAYFIVNAFIRHWKEPLHQVIPSFLEGYRSGLESGNWEDVALSLEAYSHYKLWTGQELKNLAEEMTNYRQAIAQVKQESVLKHYEACLQTLLNLLGQAEVPYTLQGSVFDENQALPYLQAINDKLGQFCIYFYQALLCYWFEQDERIAQLIPLLEEYSEAASGYFLAPTWVFYEALIQLRNYAHARPQQQVLILERVQTAQAKLESWAVHAPFNHQHRCLLVAAEQFRVLHQKSEAIESYDLAIAQAQASGFLPEEAIANELAAKFYLEWGKLKIASEYLQQAYYCYARWGAQAKVADLESRYPTLLAPILQQQGISLSATETLFATPTLTLTPTASTKASSSSNSVLANLDLATVLKASQTLSSEIQLDKLLATLLHTVLENAGADKGALLMPREGRWFVEAVAVLDRPVQIQAIALSDSPEVPHSLIHTVKRNLESVAIINATTHPTLARDPYVEQHQPKSLLCAPILQQGKLAAILYLENQVAVGAFTSDRVELLKFLCAQAAISLENARLYQQAQIYTQQLEQSQLQIIQSEKMASLGNLVAGVAHEINNPIGFLNGSLDNSQDYVQDLLNHLELYQQHYPNPVAAIQDSAEAIDLEFLSEDLLKLLNSMKGAIDRIANISTSLRTFSRADTDRKVAANVHEGLDSTLLILKYRLKANSKRPVIEVIKHYGELPSIPCFPGQLNQVFMNLLANAIDALDESNFGRRFADIQADPNQIMIQTTVEGNFVQIAIADNGPGMGEEVKSRIFDHLFTTKGVGKGTGLGLAIAQQIVADNHGGELTVESELGQGSLFLIRLPIQESTSV; from the coding sequence ATGCCTCTTTCAGCAAGCACATTCCCGTCTTTGCCCCCAGAAATTCCCGGCTATACCATCGTTGAGCAACTGTACAGGGGTTCTCGCACAGCAGTATATCGAGCGGTGCAAACTGTTCAACAACGCCCCACGATCGTTAAGGTGCTGCAACGAGAGTATCCCAGTTTTGGGGAATTAGTACAGTTTCGCAATCAATATACCATCGCCAAAAATCTTCCCATTCCTGGAATTGTTCAGCCTTTAAGTTTAGAACCGTTTGGGAGCGGCTATGCACTGGTAATGGATGATTGGGGGGGAATATCGCTGGGAAAATATATCCAGCAGCAGCCATTAGACTTCGCTGAGGTATTAGCGATCGCCATTCAACTGGCCGATATTCTCCACGCTCTCCACCACCATCGAGTTATCCATAAAGATATCAAACCGGCTAATATCCTCATTCATCCAGAATCTAAACAAGTCAAACTCATTGACTTTAGTATCGCTTCCTTACTGCCGAAAGAAACTCAAGAGATCCAAAATCCCAACACCCTGGAAGGAACCCTCGCCTATCTTGCGCCCGAACAAACCGGACGGATGAATCGCGGTATTGATTATCGGAGCGATTTCTATTCCCTTGGCGTCACGCTCTATCAACTGCTAACCGGAACCTTACCCTATTCATCCGACGATCCGCTAGAGTTGGTACATTGTCATATTGCCAAAGTTGCGTTACCCATCCATCAGATCGAGCCGGATATCCCGGAAATGGTGGGGAAAATTGTTGCTAAACTGATGGCCAAAAATGCTGAAGACCGCTATCAAAGCGCCTTGGGTCTCAAGCACGATCTGACAGAATGTTTAACCCAGTGGGAAACAACCGGCGCGATCGCCCCCTTTATTCTCGCCCAACGAGACTTGAGCGATCGCTTTTTAATCCCAGAAAAACTTTACGGTCGAGAACGCGAAGTCCATACCCTGCTAGAATCCTTTGAGCGGGTAGCCAGAGGCACCTCAGAATTAATGCTAGTTGCTGGCTTTTCTGGGATTGGCAAAACAGCGGTTGTGAATGAAGTTCATAAGCCGATTGTCAAACAACGGGGCTATTTTATTAAAGGCAAATTCGATCAGTTCAACCGGAATATTCCCCTATTTGCCTTTGTCCAAGTCTTCCGCGATTTGATCGGGCAGTTGCTTTGCGAATCCGATCGACAGCTTGCTCAGTGGAAAGCTCAGATCCTGGCAGCCGTTGGCGAAAGCGGACAAGTGCTGATGGAAGCGATCCCAGAACTCGAACAGATTATTGGCCTGCAACCCCCCGCCCCCGAACTTTCTGGCAACGAGGCGCAGAACCGATTTAACCTGCTATTCCAAAAGTTTATTGAAGTCTTTACCACTGCGGATCATCCCTTGGTGATGTTCTTAGACGATCTCCAGTGGGCGGATTCTGCCTCGCTAGAGTTTCTCAAACTCCTGATCGACGATAGGGGCTATCTATTAATTTTGGGAGCCTATCGGGATAATGAAGTCTCGCCAGTTCATCCCCTGATCTTAACCGTTGAGGAAATCAAAAAAGCTCAGGTCATTGTCAATACAATCGCGCTCTCCCCCTTGCAGTTGGAGGATATTAACTGTTTAGTGGCCGATACCTTAAATTGTTCGGCACAACTTGCCCAACCTCTGACTCAGTTAATTGAGCGCAAAACTCAAGGCAATCCCTTTTTCATCACTCAGTTTTTGAAAGCGTTGCACGGAGAAGGGTATATCGCCTTCAATGGCGATCGCCGTTACTGGGAATGCGACATGGCTCAAATTTCCCCCCTGGCGCTGACTGATGATGTGGTGGAGTTTATGGCGGTGCAGTTGCAGAAATTGCCACCGGAAACCCTAGAGATCCTCAAGTTAGCAGCTTGTGTTGGCAATCAATTTGACTTGATAACATTAGCCATCGTTGCCGAACAATCCCCCATCGACACAGCAACGGCATTATGGACAGCTTTGCAAGAAGGATTTATTCTCCCCACCAATCAGGTCTACAAATTCTTTCACGGCAATCTTTGCGATCGCGCTGAAAGCGAAGAGGTGGTCAATCCAAGCTATCGATTCTTGCACGATCGCATCCAGCAGGCTGCTTATTTATTAATTCCAGAAGACTCTCGCAGTTCGATACATTACCAGATGGGTCGGTTGCTCTTAACCCATTTTCCGGCAACCGCGCAAGAAGAACGGCTGTTTGAAATTGTGGGTCATTTGAATGCTGGCAGCAGCTTGATTCTCAAGGTGACTGAGCGCCTCGATCTCGCGCAATTAAACCTGATGGCAGGTCGTAAAGCCATCAGTTCGACGGCCTATCAGTCGGCTTTAGGATATTTATCTCAAGGTTTTCATCTCCTCCCCCCAAATGCCTGGGAGGATTGCTATGAACTCACCTTGGGACTGCACCACAGTTACCTAGAAGGCGCTTATTTAAATGGCAAGTTTGAGGAGCTTGAAGCCTACGGTCAAGTCGTACTGGAACGAGCAACCTCAATCTTTGATTGCATCAAGGTTTACGAAGTCCGTATATCGGCATTGCGATCTCAGGGACGCTTTTTAGAAGCGGTTGAAATGGGTTTGCAAGTCTTGCGACAGTTAGGCGTAGAATTTCCGACTCAGCCAACGGCTGACAATATTACTGCTGCCTATGCTGAATCTCGGCGAGTTTGGCAAGGGCGCGATCCCATGAGCCTCTTGGATCTCCCGGCGATGCAAGATCCGCAGATTCTAGCAGCCATGCAAATTCTCACTAAACTGATTTCCTCAGCCTATTGCGGGTTGCCTCCGCTGTTACCGTTGCTGATTTTCAAACAAATAGAACTTTCCGTTCAGTATGGCAATTCTCCGATTTCCGTTTTTTCTTATGCTGACTATGGTTTGATTTTGTGTGGAATTTTCAACGAGATTGCCATTGGTCATGAATTTGGTAAACTCGCTCTCGCCCTCCTCGATAAACTGCAAGTTTCTTCTTTAAAAAGTAGAGCCTACTTTATTGTTAATGCCTTTATCCGCCATTGGAAAGAACCCTTACATCAGGTAATTCCTTCCTTTTTGGAAGGCTACCGCAGCGGTTTAGAGAGCGGCAATTGGGAAGATGTGGCTCTGAGTTTAGAGGCTTACAGCCACTATAAGTTGTGGACAGGTCAAGAACTCAAAAACTTGGCTGAAGAAATGACGAACTATCGGCAGGCGATCGCGCAAGTCAAACAAGAGTCAGTCTTAAAGCATTACGAAGCGTGCTTGCAGACCCTCCTGAACTTGCTAGGACAGGCTGAAGTTCCTTACACTCTGCAAGGTTCTGTGTTTGATGAAAATCAAGCACTCCCCTATCTTCAAGCCATCAATGACAAATTGGGGCAATTCTGCATTTATTTCTACCAGGCTTTACTCTGCTACTGGTTCGAGCAAGATGAACGGATTGCCCAATTAATACCCTTGCTGGAAGAATATAGCGAGGCGGCTAGCGGTTACTTCTTAGCCCCCACTTGGGTTTTTTACGAGGCGCTGATCCAACTGAGAAACTATGCCCATGCGCGTCCCCAACAGCAGGTTCTCATTTTAGAGCGCGTGCAAACCGCTCAAGCTAAACTCGAAAGTTGGGCAGTCCATGCCCCATTCAACCATCAGCATCGCTGTCTATTGGTTGCAGCCGAACAATTCCGAGTCCTGCATCAAAAATCTGAGGCAATTGAATCCTACGATCTGGCGATCGCTCAAGCTCAAGCAAGCGGGTTCCTACCCGAAGAGGCGATCGCGAACGAACTAGCTGCCAAGTTCTATCTTGAGTGGGGCAAACTCAAAATTGCCTCTGAGTACCTCCAACAAGCCTATTACTGCTATGCCCGTTGGGGCGCTCAAGCCAAAGTTGCAGATTTAGAAAGCCGCTATCCCACATTGCTAGCACCCATTTTGCAACAGCAGGGGATCTCATTGTCGGCAACAGAAACGTTGTTTGCCACGCCAACCCTAACCCTAACGCCAACGGCTAGCACTAAAGCTTCTTCGTCTAGCAATAGTGTTTTGGCTAATCTTGATTTGGCAACGGTTCTCAAAGCCTCGCAAACCCTTTCTAGCGAAATTCAGCTTGATAAGCTCTTAGCTACCCTCCTGCATACGGTCTTAGAAAATGCTGGAGCCGATAAGGGCGCGCTTCTCATGCCTCGCGAGGGTCGATGGTTTGTAGAAGCTGTCGCTGTTCTCGATCGTCCCGTACAGATTCAAGCGATCGCCTTATCCGATAGCCCAGAGGTTCCGCACAGCTTAATTCATACGGTTAAGCGCAACCTAGAGTCGGTCGCCATCATCAATGCCACCACCCATCCCACCCTAGCCCGCGATCCCTATGTGGAACAACATCAACCGAAGAGTTTGCTGTGCGCCCCCATTCTTCAGCAAGGCAAGTTAGCCGCCATTTTGTATTTAGAAAATCAGGTGGCGGTTGGGGCGTTTACGAGCGATCGCGTGGAGCTGTTAAAGTTTCTCTGTGCCCAAGCGGCAATTTCCCTCGAAAATGCTCGCCTCTATCAGCAAGCTCAAATCTATACCCAACAGCTTGAACAATCCCAATTGCAAATCATCCAAAGCGAAAAAATGGCATCTTTGGGAAATTTAGTGGCAGGCGTCGCCCACGAAATCAATAATCCCATTGGATTTCTCAATGGCAGTCTCGACAACAGTCAAGATTATGTCCAAGACCTCCTCAACCATCTAGAACTCTATCAACAGCACTATCCCAACCCAGTCGCCGCGATCCAAGATAGCGCTGAGGCGATTGATTTAGAGTTTCTCTCGGAAGACTTACTGAAGTTACTCAATTCTATGAAAGGGGCGATCGATCGAATTGCCAATATCAGCACTAGTCTCCGCACCTTTTCTCGCGCCGATACCGATCGCAAAGTCGCGGCTAATGTTCATGAAGGTCTAGATAGCACGCTGTTAATTTTGAAGTATCGCCTCAAAGCCAACAGTAAGCGCCCTGTTATTGAGGTGATTAAGCACTATGGGGAGTTACCCTCTATTCCCTGCTTTCCCGGTCAGTTAAACCAGGTGTTTATGAATCTTTTGGCGAATGCAATTGATGCGCTTGATGAGTCTAATTTCGGGCGGAGATTTGCCGACATTCAAGCCGATCCCAATCAAATTATGATTCAAACAACGGTGGAAGGGAATTTTGTCCAAATTGCGATCGCAGATAATGGCCCTGGTATGGGGGAAGAGGTCAAAAGCCGCATCTTTGACCACCTCTTTACTACCAAAGGGGTTGGGAAAGGGACGGGGTTAGGATTGGCGATCGCCCAGCAAATTGTAGCGGATAATCATGGTGGCGAACTTACGGTTGAATCGGAGTTAGGTCAAGGATCTCTATTTTTGATCCGCCTTCCCATTCAAGAATCGACTAGTGTTTAG
- a CDS encoding bifunctional riboflavin kinase/FAD synthetase, whose protein sequence is MWLTSSLDTVLTPTAVALGNFDGVHRGHRQVIQSALAAATQAEVYPTVVTFHPHPQAFFTGQSRLLLTPVEEKVQQLEAMGITQMVALPFDRPLAELSPEAFVETILLEQLQAQWISVGQDFRFGKKRAGTVADLQAIAAAHNVEVHIVPLHTCKEGRISSSQIRTSLTAGDLAQANRLLGRPYSLIGTVVQGQQLGRTIGFPTANLQLPPEKFLPRQGVYRVRVTSTGWEKPQLGVMNIGNRPTVDGVQQTTEVHLLDWSGDLYGQTLTVDLEAFLRPEQKFASLEALKAQIHADCETARQQAISDYVLES, encoded by the coding sequence GTGTGGTTAACTTCCTCGCTCGATACCGTTCTTACTCCCACTGCGGTTGCCCTAGGAAACTTCGATGGCGTTCATCGGGGGCATCGCCAGGTGATTCAGTCTGCCTTAGCCGCAGCCACCCAAGCTGAAGTCTATCCAACCGTTGTCACCTTTCACCCGCACCCGCAAGCCTTCTTCACAGGTCAGTCCCGGTTATTGCTGACTCCTGTTGAAGAGAAAGTGCAGCAGCTTGAAGCAATGGGCATTACCCAAATGGTGGCTCTCCCCTTCGACCGTCCTTTGGCCGAACTGAGTCCCGAAGCGTTTGTCGAAACCATTTTGCTAGAGCAACTGCAAGCGCAATGGATCAGCGTCGGGCAAGATTTTCGCTTTGGGAAAAAGCGGGCAGGTACCGTTGCAGACCTTCAGGCGATCGCCGCCGCCCACAACGTTGAAGTCCATATCGTTCCCCTGCATACCTGTAAAGAAGGACGCATTAGTAGTTCTCAAATCCGCACATCCTTAACAGCAGGAGACTTAGCCCAAGCCAACCGCCTGCTAGGTCGTCCCTACAGCTTAATTGGAACCGTCGTTCAAGGGCAGCAACTCGGCCGTACTATTGGCTTTCCCACAGCTAACTTACAACTACCACCCGAAAAGTTTCTTCCCCGCCAAGGCGTTTATAGGGTGCGCGTCACCAGTACGGGTTGGGAAAAGCCCCAGTTAGGCGTCATGAATATTGGCAACCGTCCCACCGTCGATGGCGTTCAGCAAACGACAGAAGTCCACCTCCTAGACTGGTCGGGCGACTTATACGGACAAACGTTAACCGTTGACCTAGAAGCATTTTTACGTCCAGAGCAAAAATTTGCTTCCCTAGAGGCGCTGAAAGCCCAAATTCACGCTGACTGCGAAACCGCCCGACAGCAAGCCATCAGCGATTATGTGTTGGAGAGTTAA
- a CDS encoding MBL fold metallo-hydrolase → MSNTQNQFTVHFWGVRGSIPCPGPETVRYGGNTSCIEMRVGGDRLIFDGGTGLRVLGQYLLSQMPVDAHMFFTHSHWDHIQGFPFFVPAFIKGNRFHIHGVKSPNGATIQQRLNDQMLHPNFPVPLQVMASELKFYTMQVGEVMRIGEIEVENALLNHPGEAVGYRVSWRGHVAAYVTDTEHYPGRLDENVLKLAQDADLLIYDATYTDEEYSSPQGSKVGWGHSTWQEAVKVAQAANVKKLAIFHHDPLHNDDFLDRVGEEVAQHFPESLMAREGLSIQLASPPSELEHNPEHSLSKAKV, encoded by the coding sequence ATGTCTAACACGCAAAACCAATTTACGGTTCACTTCTGGGGCGTTCGAGGTAGTATTCCCTGTCCGGGCCCGGAAACGGTTCGTTATGGCGGGAACACCTCATGTATTGAAATGCGCGTGGGTGGCGATCGCCTCATCTTTGATGGGGGGACGGGTCTGAGAGTTCTCGGTCAATACCTCCTCTCACAAATGCCAGTGGACGCGCATATGTTTTTTACCCATTCCCACTGGGACCACATCCAAGGCTTTCCCTTTTTTGTTCCAGCCTTTATTAAAGGCAACCGCTTTCACATTCATGGGGTAAAATCGCCGAACGGAGCAACCATTCAGCAGCGCCTCAACGATCAAATGCTGCACCCCAACTTCCCCGTCCCGTTACAAGTCATGGCGTCCGAACTGAAGTTTTACACCATGCAAGTTGGCGAAGTGATGCGGATCGGCGAAATTGAAGTCGAAAACGCCCTTTTAAACCATCCCGGAGAAGCCGTCGGCTATCGCGTCAGTTGGCGGGGTCATGTGGCGGCCTATGTCACCGATACCGAGCATTACCCCGGCCGCTTAGATGAAAATGTCCTGAAGCTGGCCCAAGATGCTGATTTGTTAATCTATGACGCCACCTATACCGATGAAGAATATAGTTCCCCCCAAGGAAGTAAAGTCGGTTGGGGTCATTCCACTTGGCAAGAAGCCGTCAAAGTGGCACAAGCAGCCAATGTCAAAAAATTAGCCATCTTCCATCACGATCCCCTCCATAACGACGACTTTCTTGATCGGGTGGGCGAAGAAGTGGCCCAACATTTTCCTGAAAGCCTGATGGCGAGAGAAGGACTCTCAATTCAACTGGCTTCACCGCCTTCAGAACTCGAACATAACCCAGAGCATTCCCTCTCGAAAGCCAAAGTGTGA
- the surE gene encoding 5'/3'-nucleotidase SurE — protein sequence MQLLISNDDGIFAPGIRALANRLAEAEYEVMVVCPDRERSATGHGLTLHKPIRAERVDSIFAAGVKAWACSGTPADCVKLALGALVERPPDFVLSGINQGANLGTDVLYSGTVSAAMEGTIEGIPSIAFSLTSFADCEFGVAADFAYTLVTQLAQQPLPKHMLLNVNVPAVGPEAIAGVKITRQGVRRYFDMFEKRTDPRGKTYYWLAGEVSEEVPFDPIAEVIAANIPSDVQAIRENYITITPLQYNLTYAAGLESLQKWGLSDWGERNAQG from the coding sequence ATGCAACTGCTCATTAGTAACGACGATGGTATCTTTGCGCCTGGTATTCGCGCCCTAGCGAATCGACTCGCCGAGGCCGAATATGAGGTTATGGTGGTTTGTCCAGACCGAGAGCGATCGGCAACGGGTCACGGTTTAACGCTCCATAAACCCATTCGTGCCGAACGGGTAGACTCGATTTTTGCGGCAGGAGTCAAGGCTTGGGCCTGTTCGGGAACTCCGGCAGACTGCGTTAAATTGGCTCTTGGGGCGTTGGTCGAACGTCCGCCAGATTTTGTGCTTTCCGGCATTAACCAAGGGGCAAACTTAGGAACCGATGTTCTCTATTCCGGAACTGTTTCCGCAGCGATGGAAGGTACAATTGAGGGCATCCCAAGTATTGCCTTCAGTCTAACCAGTTTTGCGGATTGCGAATTTGGGGTAGCCGCAGATTTTGCTTATACCTTAGTGACGCAACTCGCTCAACAGCCTCTTCCCAAACATATGTTATTAAATGTTAACGTCCCCGCCGTTGGGCCAGAAGCGATCGCTGGCGTTAAAATCACCCGCCAAGGCGTGCGGCGTTACTTTGATATGTTTGAAAAACGCACCGATCCGCGCGGAAAAACCTACTATTGGTTAGCCGGAGAAGTGTCGGAGGAGGTTCCGTTTGACCCCATCGCAGAGGTAATCGCCGCCAACATTCCCAGCGATGTTCAAGCCATCCGCGAAAATTACATCACCATCACGCCTTTGCAGTATAATCTGACCTACGCAGCAGGTTTAGAGAGTTTACAAAAGTGGGGATTGAGCGATTGGGGCGAGCGCAACGCACAGGGCTAG
- the pheS gene encoding phenylalanine--tRNA ligase subunit alpha yields the protein MSDLETQLATLKAEATKAIATSDTLERLEELRVSYLGKKGQLSQILGGMGKLDPAERPRIGAVANEVKTTIETELAQKRQALQQAQIQAQLEAETLDVTMPGVYRPQGVMHPLNSTIDRLIDIFVGLGYTVADGPEIETDYYNFEALNTPADHPARDMQDTFYLPDGNLLRTQTSSVQIHYMEENDPPIRIVAPGRCYRRDTVDATHSAVFHQIELLAVDEGLTFTDLKGTVKEFVRQMFGDVPIRFRASYFPFTEPSAEVDVMWKGRWLEIMGCGMVDPNVFKAVGYDPEVYTGFALGLGVERFAMVLHQIDDIRRCYSSDLRFLKQFA from the coding sequence ATGAGCGACCTGGAGACACAACTGGCTACCCTGAAAGCAGAAGCAACAAAGGCGATCGCAACCAGTGATACCTTAGAACGCCTAGAGGAACTGCGAGTCAGCTATTTGGGCAAAAAAGGTCAACTCTCGCAAATCCTGGGCGGCATGGGCAAGCTAGACCCCGCAGAACGGCCGCGCATTGGGGCAGTAGCAAACGAAGTCAAAACGACAATCGAAACCGAACTGGCTCAAAAGCGCCAAGCCCTCCAGCAAGCCCAAATTCAAGCCCAATTGGAAGCCGAAACCCTGGATGTCACCATGCCGGGTGTTTATCGTCCCCAAGGGGTGATGCATCCGCTCAATAGTACCATTGACCGCTTAATTGATATCTTTGTCGGTCTGGGCTATACCGTTGCCGATGGCCCGGAAATTGAAACCGATTACTATAACTTTGAAGCGTTAAACACGCCCGCCGATCACCCCGCCCGCGATATGCAGGATACCTTTTACCTGCCGGATGGGAACTTACTGCGAACGCAAACCTCCTCGGTTCAAATTCACTACATGGAAGAAAACGATCCGCCGATCCGGATCGTAGCACCGGGTCGCTGCTATCGTCGCGATACGGTAGATGCAACGCACTCGGCCGTTTTCCACCAAATTGAACTCCTCGCCGTGGATGAGGGTTTAACGTTTACCGATCTCAAAGGGACTGTCAAAGAATTCGTCCGTCAGATGTTCGGCGATGTCCCCATTCGCTTCCGTGCTAGTTACTTCCCGTTTACCGAACCTTCGGCTGAAGTCGATGTGATGTGGAAAGGGCGCTGGCTAGAAATTATGGGTTGCGGTATGGTTGACCCCAATGTCTTTAAGGCCGTGGGTTACGATCCAGAAGTCTATACAGGCTTTGCTTTAGGGTTAGGGGTAGAACGGTTTGCGATGGTTCTCCACCAAATCGATGATATCCGCCGCTGTTATAGTAGCGATTTGCGCTTCCTCAAACAGTTCGCTTAA
- the eno gene encoding phosphopyruvate hydratase has product MLDLSETAIADIHAREILDSRGRPTIEAEVHLVNGAMGLAQVPSGASTGTYEAHELRDDERRYGGKGVFKAVRNVNEKIRDRLLNLDALNQTLIDRTMIDRDGSANKSNLGANAILAVSLASAKAAADALALPLYRYLGGPLANVLPIPLMNVINGGAHAANNVDFQEFMIVPVGAPTFKEALRWGAEVFASLSKVLDQNGLLTGVGDEGGFAPNLESNQAALEFLMTAIEKAGYKPGEEIALALDVAASEFYENGQYIYDGAPHSPEEFINYLGQLVEQYPIVSIEDGLHEEDWENWQQLTAKIGDRVQLVGDDLFVTNPKRLQKGIELNAGNAILIKLNQIGTLTETLEAVDLATRHRYRSIISHRSGETEDTTIADLAVATRAGQIKTGSLCRSERVAKYNRLLRIEDELKDQAVYAGTIPSLALNRKG; this is encoded by the coding sequence ATGTTAGATCTCTCAGAAACAGCGATCGCCGATATTCATGCTAGAGAAATTCTCGACTCTCGCGGCCGTCCTACTATAGAAGCCGAAGTTCACCTGGTTAACGGCGCAATGGGGCTTGCCCAAGTCCCCAGCGGCGCTTCTACAGGCACCTACGAAGCCCACGAACTGCGCGATGACGAACGGCGCTATGGCGGGAAAGGGGTATTTAAAGCGGTGCGAAACGTCAATGAGAAAATTCGCGATCGCCTTTTAAATCTCGACGCCCTCAATCAAACCTTAATCGATCGCACCATGATCGATCGCGATGGTTCCGCCAACAAATCGAACCTGGGTGCAAACGCCATCCTCGCCGTTTCCCTCGCGAGTGCCAAAGCCGCCGCCGACGCCCTCGCCCTCCCCTTGTATCGCTACCTAGGAGGGCCTTTAGCCAACGTTCTCCCCATTCCTTTAATGAACGTCATCAACGGGGGGGCCCATGCTGCGAATAATGTAGACTTTCAAGAATTCATGATCGTCCCTGTGGGTGCGCCAACCTTCAAAGAAGCGCTACGCTGGGGCGCAGAAGTGTTTGCTAGCCTTAGCAAGGTTCTCGACCAAAATGGCTTGCTGACAGGCGTTGGCGATGAAGGAGGATTTGCCCCTAACCTGGAATCGAACCAAGCTGCCCTAGAATTTTTAATGACCGCGATTGAAAAAGCGGGTTACAAGCCGGGAGAAGAAATTGCCCTCGCCCTAGATGTTGCCGCCAGCGAATTCTATGAAAATGGTCAGTATATCTATGATGGCGCGCCCCATTCTCCTGAAGAGTTTATCAATTATCTCGGACAACTGGTCGAACAATACCCCATCGTCTCGATTGAAGATGGCTTGCATGAGGAAGACTGGGAAAACTGGCAGCAATTAACCGCTAAAATTGGCGATCGCGTTCAACTCGTCGGCGACGATCTATTTGTCACCAACCCCAAGCGCCTGCAAAAGGGAATCGAACTCAACGCCGGAAACGCTATTTTAATTAAACTCAATCAAATTGGCACTCTCACCGAAACCCTAGAAGCGGTCGATCTCGCCACGCGCCATCGCTATCGTTCAATTATCAGCCATCGTTCCGGCGAAACTGAAGATACCACAATCGCCGATCTCGCCGTCGCCACCCGCGCCGGACAAATTAAGACGGGTTCTCTGTGTCGTAGCGAACGGGTTGCTAAATATAACCGCCTCCTCCGCATTGAAGACGAACTTAAAGATCAAGCCGTCTACGCGGGAACGATTCCCTCTTTGGCGTTGAACCGCAAGGGTTAA
- the gloA gene encoding lactoylglutathione lyase — protein MRLLHTMLRVGNLETSLKFYCDLLGMKLLRQKDYPGGRFTLAFVGYGDESDHSVLELTHNWDTESYDLGTGYGHIALGVDDIYGTCEEIKARGGKVVREPGPMKHGSTVIAFVEDPDGYKVELIQLGTQGSANQTSEKNAEVATR, from the coding sequence ATGCGTTTATTGCATACCATGCTCAGAGTTGGCAATTTAGAAACCTCCTTAAAGTTCTATTGCGACCTCTTGGGGATGAAACTTCTCCGCCAAAAAGATTATCCCGGCGGCCGGTTTACTTTAGCTTTTGTTGGTTATGGCGATGAGTCTGACCATAGCGTTCTGGAGTTAACCCACAATTGGGATACGGAAAGTTATGACTTAGGCACGGGTTACGGTCATATTGCCCTAGGGGTAGATGATATCTATGGAACCTGCGAAGAAATTAAAGCCCGTGGCGGTAAGGTCGTGCGCGAACCTGGTCCGATGAAACATGGTTCGACGGTGATTGCTTTCGTGGAAGACCCCGATGGGTATAAGGTGGAGTTAATCCAGTTGGGAACTCAGGGTTCGGCGAACCAGACTTCTGAGAAGAACGCAGAAGTCGCAACTCGCTAA